Proteins co-encoded in one Papaver somniferum cultivar HN1 chromosome 5, ASM357369v1, whole genome shotgun sequence genomic window:
- the LOC113283880 gene encoding uncharacterized protein LOC113283880 isoform X1 translates to MARIIKKAASSLTPVLLAYTRRTPCRNYSSSSIFSNPQLKNNISRSLIYRQDRPLNLQLFSSHAENNKGPSSSDKIIAEDLLHKVVQTPSDFPFKIEDKPGRQTVILTREYRGDDIKVIVHMPAGCSSTVEERGDEYKDTVSDPQSSIRLVVSRTNHFWTTLEYGVIAYPDDFSIDSFCIKYANAPDEENIYYRGPAYAKLDKNLQKEFHRRLKILGIIPSTTRFLHEYMANRDMCSSDSANSPPPTDQSTPESIETTIINDEGIPVHYVVEVYRQRGHPLVSADDIRNSGKNPKDFIWIPYPHTRSEKLLWIEVPSEGFFASESELQEDTELDIAIGREEDLLFLDGEDDNPYRCLPPKDAWDPPVFSEEMDKILYPDLKHMKDVPDYEKAREKCRVALKAHHDEMDKIMYPNGRPPVVEMSDLELEHYQVWDM, encoded by the exons ATGGCGAGAATCATCAAAAAAGCTGCTTCATCTTTAACCCCGGTATTACTGGCGTATACGAGGAGGACTCCTTGTAGAAATTACAGCTCTTCATCCATCTTCAGCAATCCGCAATTGAAGAACAACATAAGCCGTAGTTTAATTTATAGACAAGATCGGCCTCTAAATCTTCAGTTGTTCTCTTCTCACGCTGAGAATAATAAGGGACCGTCCAGTTCCGATAAAATCATAGCTGAAGATCTTCTTCACAAG GTTGTGCAGACACCAAGTGATTTTCCCTTCAAAATTGAAGATAAACCTGGAAGGCAAACCGTAATATTGACTAGAGAATACCGGGGTGATGATATCAAAGTCATAGTTCACATGCCTGCAGGTTGTTCCTCTACTGTCGAAGAAAGAGGTGATGAATACAAGGATACTGTAAGTGATCCACAATCCAGCATTCGCCTAGTTGTATCTCGTACGAATCATTTCTGGACTACTTTGGAGTACGGTGTCATTGCTTATCCAGATGACTTTTCGATAGACAGTTTCTGTATCAAGTACGCAAATGCTCCAGATGAAGAAAATATCTATTACAGAGGACCTGCCTACGC gaaacTGGATAAGAACTTGCAGAAAGAATTCCACAGGCGTTTGAAGATCTTAGGGATTATACCGAGCACCACCAGATTCTTACATGAGTACATGGCTAACAGGGACATGTGCTCGTCAGATTCAGCCAATTCGCCTCCTCCTACTGATCAATCTACTCCCGAATCCATTGAAACAACAATCATTAATGATGAAGGGATTCCTGTCCACTATGTAGTTG AAGTGTATAGACAAAGAGGACATCCACTTGTCAG TGCTGACGATATCCGCAACAGTGGAAAGAATCCCAAAGACTTCATCTGGATTCCTTATCCACATACTCG TAGTGAGAAGCTATTGTGGATTGAAGTTCCTAGCGAAGGTTTCTTTGCTTCCGAAAG TGAACTTCAAGAAGACACTGAACTTGACATTGCTATTGGGCGTGAGgaagatttattgttccttgatGGTGAAGATGACAATCCTTATAGATGTTTACCTCCCAAAGATGCTTGGGATCCCCCTGTTTTCTCAGAAGAGATGGATAAGATATTGTATCCTGATCTGAAACATATGAAAGATGTGCCTGATTATGAGAAGGCTCGGGAAAAATGCAGAGTTGCCCTAAAAGCACACCATGATGAGATGGATAAGATAATGTATCCTAATGGACGTCCGCCTGTTGTTGAAATGAGTGATTTAGAACTTGAACATTATCAAGTATGGGATATGTAA
- the LOC113283880 gene encoding uncharacterized protein LOC113283880 isoform X2: protein MARIIKKAASSLTPVLLAYTRRTPCRNYSSSSIFSNPQLKNNISRSLIYRQDRPLNLQLFSSHAENNKGPSSSDKIIAEDLLHKTPSDFPFKIEDKPGRQTVILTREYRGDDIKVIVHMPAGCSSTVEERGDEYKDTVSDPQSSIRLVVSRTNHFWTTLEYGVIAYPDDFSIDSFCIKYANAPDEENIYYRGPAYAKLDKNLQKEFHRRLKILGIIPSTTRFLHEYMANRDMCSSDSANSPPPTDQSTPESIETTIINDEGIPVHYVVEVYRQRGHPLVSADDIRNSGKNPKDFIWIPYPHTRSEKLLWIEVPSEGFFASESELQEDTELDIAIGREEDLLFLDGEDDNPYRCLPPKDAWDPPVFSEEMDKILYPDLKHMKDVPDYEKAREKCRVALKAHHDEMDKIMYPNGRPPVVEMSDLELEHYQVWDM from the exons ATGGCGAGAATCATCAAAAAAGCTGCTTCATCTTTAACCCCGGTATTACTGGCGTATACGAGGAGGACTCCTTGTAGAAATTACAGCTCTTCATCCATCTTCAGCAATCCGCAATTGAAGAACAACATAAGCCGTAGTTTAATTTATAGACAAGATCGGCCTCTAAATCTTCAGTTGTTCTCTTCTCACGCTGAGAATAATAAGGGACCGTCCAGTTCCGATAAAATCATAGCTGAAGATCTTCTTCACAAG ACACCAAGTGATTTTCCCTTCAAAATTGAAGATAAACCTGGAAGGCAAACCGTAATATTGACTAGAGAATACCGGGGTGATGATATCAAAGTCATAGTTCACATGCCTGCAGGTTGTTCCTCTACTGTCGAAGAAAGAGGTGATGAATACAAGGATACTGTAAGTGATCCACAATCCAGCATTCGCCTAGTTGTATCTCGTACGAATCATTTCTGGACTACTTTGGAGTACGGTGTCATTGCTTATCCAGATGACTTTTCGATAGACAGTTTCTGTATCAAGTACGCAAATGCTCCAGATGAAGAAAATATCTATTACAGAGGACCTGCCTACGC gaaacTGGATAAGAACTTGCAGAAAGAATTCCACAGGCGTTTGAAGATCTTAGGGATTATACCGAGCACCACCAGATTCTTACATGAGTACATGGCTAACAGGGACATGTGCTCGTCAGATTCAGCCAATTCGCCTCCTCCTACTGATCAATCTACTCCCGAATCCATTGAAACAACAATCATTAATGATGAAGGGATTCCTGTCCACTATGTAGTTG AAGTGTATAGACAAAGAGGACATCCACTTGTCAG TGCTGACGATATCCGCAACAGTGGAAAGAATCCCAAAGACTTCATCTGGATTCCTTATCCACATACTCG TAGTGAGAAGCTATTGTGGATTGAAGTTCCTAGCGAAGGTTTCTTTGCTTCCGAAAG TGAACTTCAAGAAGACACTGAACTTGACATTGCTATTGGGCGTGAGgaagatttattgttccttgatGGTGAAGATGACAATCCTTATAGATGTTTACCTCCCAAAGATGCTTGGGATCCCCCTGTTTTCTCAGAAGAGATGGATAAGATATTGTATCCTGATCTGAAACATATGAAAGATGTGCCTGATTATGAGAAGGCTCGGGAAAAATGCAGAGTTGCCCTAAAAGCACACCATGATGAGATGGATAAGATAATGTATCCTAATGGACGTCCGCCTGTTGTTGAAATGAGTGATTTAGAACTTGAACATTATCAAGTATGGGATATGTAA